From a single Brassica napus cultivar Da-Ae chromosome C9, Da-Ae, whole genome shotgun sequence genomic region:
- the BNACNNG15640D gene encoding uncharacterized protein BNACNNG15640D, with amino-acid sequence MEKKWSVAMMVFVLVVMAATGGEAFNHLCTFKCCILCHDIEFKTPCFKLCMADCQQKATNILHSTKNSQMKTGEVEEMRGKR; translated from the exons ATGGAGAAAAAATGGAGCGTGGCTATGATGGTGTTCGTTTTGGTGGTGATGGCGGCCACGGGAGGAGAAGCGTTCAATCACTTATGCACATTTAAATGTTGTATTCTCTGCCACGATATTGAGTTCAAAACACCCTGCTTCAAACTATGTATGGCCGACTGCCAACAAAAAGCTACAAATATCCTTCACTCAACCAAAAACTCGCA GATGAAGACTGGAGAGGTGGAAGAAATGAGAGGAAAAAGATAG
- the LOC106409964 gene encoding 40S ribosomal protein S15-6: MTTTNEPEFATAVAVATKNRTFKKFSFRGFNVEALLKMSTYDLSKLFNARVRRRFYRGLKKKPLILIKKLRKAKKEAKDENKKKPEVVKTHLRNMIIVPEMIGSVVGVHNGKKFNEVVIKPEMIGHYLAEFSMTCKKVDHYRPRICGCGCYRNSTRFIPLR, translated from the exons ATGACGACTACCAACGAACCAGAGTTTGCCACGGCCGTGGCGGTTGCGACAAAGAACAGAACGTTCAAGAAGTTCTCATTCAGAGGGTTCAACGTCGAAGCTCTTCTCAAAATGTCCACATATGATCTCTCTAAGCTTTTCAACGCTCGTGTTAGAAGGAGATTCTATAGAGGGCTAAAGAAGAAGCCTCTGATTCTTATCAAGAAGCTACGTAAGGCGAAGAAAGAAGCAAAGGATGAGAACAAGAAGAAGCCTGAAGTGGTGAAGACGCATCTAAGGAACATGATCATTGTCCCTGAGATGATTGGAAGTGTTGTTGGAGTGCACAACGGTAAGAAGTTTAACGAGGTTGTGATTAAACCTGAGATGATTGGTCATTATCTTGCTGAGTTTTCGATGACTTGTAAGAAAGTTGATCACTATAGACCACGTATCTGTGGTTGTG GTTGTTACCGTAATTCCACCAGGTTTATTCCTCTGAGGTGA
- the LOC106407490 gene encoding 2-oxoglutarate and iron-dependent oxygenase JMJD4 isoform X1 yields the protein MGIEIVGQIEKINGKELSYKDFAERYLAKSQPVVISDLTEDWRAREDWVAENGLPNLHFFATHFGKSRVQVADCDRREYTDQKRLEMSVLDFVEQWAKDSVEDNGENDDDDDDDGKSVLYLKDWHFVKEYPNYTAYKTPPLFSDDWLNIYLDHYQMHEDRENFQKYDQISCSDYRFVYMGGKGSWTPLHADVFRSYSWSANVCGRKRWLFLPPSQSHLVYDRYMKNCVYNIFEDVNETKFPGFKETTWLECIQESGDTIFVPSGWHHQVYNLVCFSPLLSLYRPVTLFQCMSLNVLQEDTISINHNWLNAYNLACVWDLLWKDYKDTEESIEDIRDISDDFEALCQRNLAANTGMNLNDFFIFMSRFAFGNMVLQESLNPCSSAMAHNLVLNLSTIKKMMMKMISAGGVTAKDVYLDLRETLEDPQFLRFCRDMGRTYKMIHKEEDNKVLFPEEFLLKIMGFADQKMQICSPKDLVEMIDRYSTCSSNPLA from the exons ATGGGGATCGAGATAGTAGGTCAGATTGAGAAAATCAATGGTAAAGAGCTGAGCTACAAGGACTTTGCGGAGAGATACTTAGCCAAGAGCCAGCCGGTGGTAATCTCCGATCTCACCGAAGATTGGCGAGCTCGAGAAGATTGGGTCGCTGAGAATGGACTCCCTAATCTCCACTTCTTCGCCACACACTTCGGAAAGTCCAGAGTTCAG GTTGCAGATTGTGATAGGAGAGAGTATACTGACCAGAAGAGACTAGAAATGTCTGTTTTGGACTTTGTTGAGCAATGGGCCAAAGATTCTGTTGAGGACAATGgagaaaatgatgatgatgatgatgatgatggaaaGTCTGTGTTGTATCTGAAAGACTGGCACTTTGTCAAG GAGTATCCAAACTACACAGCCTACAAGACGCCACCATTGTTTTCTGATGATTGGCTTAATATCTATTTAGACCATTACCAAATGCATGAGGATAGAGAGAACTTCCAGAAGTACGATCAAATAAGCTGCTCTGATTATCGCTTTGTTTATATGGGTGGGAAAG GGTCTTGGACACCTCTACACGCTGATGTGTTTAGATCTTATAGTTGGTCAGCTAATGTTTGCGGTAGAAAAAGATGGCTTTTTCTTCCTCCTTCTCAAAGTCATCTTGTTTATGACAG gTACATGAAAAATTGTGTTTATAACATCTTTGAAGATGTGAATGAAACTAAGTTCCCAGGTTTTAAGGAG ACCACCTGGCTTGAGTGCATTCAAGAATCTGGTGATACTATCTTTGTTCCCAGTGGATGGCATCATCAAGTTTATAACTTGGTATGtttctctcctcttctctctctatataGACCAGTAACACTATTTCAATGCATGAGCTTAAATGTTTTACAGGAAGATACTATATCTATAAACCACAATTGGCTCAATGCATACAACCTAGCTTGTGTG TGGGATCTACTGTGGAAGGACTACAAGGACACTGAGGAGTCAATAGAAGACATTAGAGACATCTCTGATGATTTTGAAGCTCTCTGCCAACGTAATCTTGCTGCCAACACAG GAATGAATTTGAAtgacttcttcatcttcatgtcACGGTTTGCTTTCGGCAACATGGTTCTACAAGAATCTCTGAATCCATGTTCATCAGCAATGGCACATAATCTGGTATTGAATCTCTCGACTATAAAGaaaatgatgatgaagatgatctcTGCAGGCGGCGTGACTGCCAAGGATGTGTATCTGGACTTGAGAGAAACGCTGGAGGATCCACAGTTTCTAAGATTCTGCAGAGACATGGGAAGAACATATAAAATGATTcacaaggaagaagacaataAAGTTCTCTTTCCGGAAGAGTTCTTactaaagattatgggtttTGCAGATCAGAAGATGCAAATATGTTCTCCAAAGGATCTTGTTGAAATGATAGACCGTTATAGTACTTGTTCATCCAATCCATTAGCATGa
- the LOC106407490 gene encoding 2-oxoglutarate and iron-dependent oxygenase JMJD4 isoform X2, whose product MGIEIVGQIEKINGKELSYKDFAERYLAKSQPVVISDLTEDWRAREDWVAENGLPNLHFFATHFGKSRVQVADCDRREYTDQKRLEMSVLDFVEQWAKDSVEDNGENDDDDDDDGKSVLYLKDWHFVKEYPNYTAYKTPPLFSDDWLNIYLDHYQMHEDRENFQKYDQISCSDYRFVYMGGKGSWTPLHADVFRSYSWSANVCGRKRWLFLPPSQSHLVYDRYMKNCVYNIFEDVNETKFPGFKETTWLECIQESGDTIFVPSGWHHQVYNLEDTISINHNWLNAYNLACVWDLLWKDYKDTEESIEDIRDISDDFEALCQRNLAANTGMNLNDFFIFMSRFAFGNMVLQESLNPCSSAMAHNLVLNLSTIKKMMMKMISAGGVTAKDVYLDLRETLEDPQFLRFCRDMGRTYKMIHKEEDNKVLFPEEFLLKIMGFADQKMQICSPKDLVEMIDRYSTCSSNPLA is encoded by the exons ATGGGGATCGAGATAGTAGGTCAGATTGAGAAAATCAATGGTAAAGAGCTGAGCTACAAGGACTTTGCGGAGAGATACTTAGCCAAGAGCCAGCCGGTGGTAATCTCCGATCTCACCGAAGATTGGCGAGCTCGAGAAGATTGGGTCGCTGAGAATGGACTCCCTAATCTCCACTTCTTCGCCACACACTTCGGAAAGTCCAGAGTTCAG GTTGCAGATTGTGATAGGAGAGAGTATACTGACCAGAAGAGACTAGAAATGTCTGTTTTGGACTTTGTTGAGCAATGGGCCAAAGATTCTGTTGAGGACAATGgagaaaatgatgatgatgatgatgatgatggaaaGTCTGTGTTGTATCTGAAAGACTGGCACTTTGTCAAG GAGTATCCAAACTACACAGCCTACAAGACGCCACCATTGTTTTCTGATGATTGGCTTAATATCTATTTAGACCATTACCAAATGCATGAGGATAGAGAGAACTTCCAGAAGTACGATCAAATAAGCTGCTCTGATTATCGCTTTGTTTATATGGGTGGGAAAG GGTCTTGGACACCTCTACACGCTGATGTGTTTAGATCTTATAGTTGGTCAGCTAATGTTTGCGGTAGAAAAAGATGGCTTTTTCTTCCTCCTTCTCAAAGTCATCTTGTTTATGACAG gTACATGAAAAATTGTGTTTATAACATCTTTGAAGATGTGAATGAAACTAAGTTCCCAGGTTTTAAGGAG ACCACCTGGCTTGAGTGCATTCAAGAATCTGGTGATACTATCTTTGTTCCCAGTGGATGGCATCATCAAGTTTATAACTTG GAAGATACTATATCTATAAACCACAATTGGCTCAATGCATACAACCTAGCTTGTGTG TGGGATCTACTGTGGAAGGACTACAAGGACACTGAGGAGTCAATAGAAGACATTAGAGACATCTCTGATGATTTTGAAGCTCTCTGCCAACGTAATCTTGCTGCCAACACAG GAATGAATTTGAAtgacttcttcatcttcatgtcACGGTTTGCTTTCGGCAACATGGTTCTACAAGAATCTCTGAATCCATGTTCATCAGCAATGGCACATAATCTGGTATTGAATCTCTCGACTATAAAGaaaatgatgatgaagatgatctcTGCAGGCGGCGTGACTGCCAAGGATGTGTATCTGGACTTGAGAGAAACGCTGGAGGATCCACAGTTTCTAAGATTCTGCAGAGACATGGGAAGAACATATAAAATGATTcacaaggaagaagacaataAAGTTCTCTTTCCGGAAGAGTTCTTactaaagattatgggtttTGCAGATCAGAAGATGCAAATATGTTCTCCAAAGGATCTTGTTGAAATGATAGACCGTTATAGTACTTGTTCATCCAATCCATTAGCATGa
- the LOC106407490 gene encoding 2-oxoglutarate and iron-dependent oxygenase JMJD4 isoform X3, whose translation MSVLDFVEQWAKDSVEDNGENDDDDDDDGKSVLYLKDWHFVKEYPNYTAYKTPPLFSDDWLNIYLDHYQMHEDRENFQKYDQISCSDYRFVYMGGKGSWTPLHADVFRSYSWSANVCGRKRWLFLPPSQSHLVYDRYMKNCVYNIFEDVNETKFPGFKETTWLECIQESGDTIFVPSGWHHQVYNLVCFSPLLSLYRPVTLFQCMSLNVLQEDTISINHNWLNAYNLACVWDLLWKDYKDTEESIEDIRDISDDFEALCQRNLAANTGMNLNDFFIFMSRFAFGNMVLQESLNPCSSAMAHNLVLNLSTIKKMMMKMISAGGVTAKDVYLDLRETLEDPQFLRFCRDMGRTYKMIHKEEDNKVLFPEEFLLKIMGFADQKMQICSPKDLVEMIDRYSTCSSNPLA comes from the exons ATGTCTGTTTTGGACTTTGTTGAGCAATGGGCCAAAGATTCTGTTGAGGACAATGgagaaaatgatgatgatgatgatgatgatggaaaGTCTGTGTTGTATCTGAAAGACTGGCACTTTGTCAAG GAGTATCCAAACTACACAGCCTACAAGACGCCACCATTGTTTTCTGATGATTGGCTTAATATCTATTTAGACCATTACCAAATGCATGAGGATAGAGAGAACTTCCAGAAGTACGATCAAATAAGCTGCTCTGATTATCGCTTTGTTTATATGGGTGGGAAAG GGTCTTGGACACCTCTACACGCTGATGTGTTTAGATCTTATAGTTGGTCAGCTAATGTTTGCGGTAGAAAAAGATGGCTTTTTCTTCCTCCTTCTCAAAGTCATCTTGTTTATGACAG gTACATGAAAAATTGTGTTTATAACATCTTTGAAGATGTGAATGAAACTAAGTTCCCAGGTTTTAAGGAG ACCACCTGGCTTGAGTGCATTCAAGAATCTGGTGATACTATCTTTGTTCCCAGTGGATGGCATCATCAAGTTTATAACTTGGTATGtttctctcctcttctctctctatataGACCAGTAACACTATTTCAATGCATGAGCTTAAATGTTTTACAGGAAGATACTATATCTATAAACCACAATTGGCTCAATGCATACAACCTAGCTTGTGTG TGGGATCTACTGTGGAAGGACTACAAGGACACTGAGGAGTCAATAGAAGACATTAGAGACATCTCTGATGATTTTGAAGCTCTCTGCCAACGTAATCTTGCTGCCAACACAG GAATGAATTTGAAtgacttcttcatcttcatgtcACGGTTTGCTTTCGGCAACATGGTTCTACAAGAATCTCTGAATCCATGTTCATCAGCAATGGCACATAATCTGGTATTGAATCTCTCGACTATAAAGaaaatgatgatgaagatgatctcTGCAGGCGGCGTGACTGCCAAGGATGTGTATCTGGACTTGAGAGAAACGCTGGAGGATCCACAGTTTCTAAGATTCTGCAGAGACATGGGAAGAACATATAAAATGATTcacaaggaagaagacaataAAGTTCTCTTTCCGGAAGAGTTCTTactaaagattatgggtttTGCAGATCAGAAGATGCAAATATGTTCTCCAAAGGATCTTGTTGAAATGATAGACCGTTATAGTACTTGTTCATCCAATCCATTAGCATGa